Proteins encoded by one window of Anas platyrhynchos isolate ZD024472 breed Pekin duck chromosome 14, IASCAAS_PekinDuck_T2T, whole genome shotgun sequence:
- the HMMR gene encoding hyaluronan mediated motility receptor, with protein MASRGAAPRRGGCAPARGPQPGSRDEASAAARRALSSEMHRRAGRQEGETNQNSEKNAPTSVTGGGCGSLGSMPVSGSLKPRKDLILMKEKKKQKTLEKEIRALVKERGEQDKKLRALDEDFVKIEAKLSAAVQEKTSLLANVACLKKQLLELTRTNELLKSKLCEDGVQKKMSSLCMELMKLRNKRDAKEKTALAKQEDMEMKLQEVQRNLEHSKGKVAELKEKLSATEREKAEDKFDTEKLLEYITELSSIAETVEKYKLDAAQMKETLIKKDQDIKILTDTLKTKEEESCMLIRELNERCELLEQEKEKESSESRGKILSMNAEIEDLKKKISLEEQEHQKLLEKQEEVLSQLQQEKELSASIQQRLLDFQDEVTSERHLLEEEMKVAMNELDKLHAKEKKAEKLVKWLEQETKSKTLELAQMEVKLKGKNAELEQINEMHSSAVRQIQEEHSNTLCKLGKTLAEFESYKKTTAEEICSLKVENTSLQEQIAELKKTSQDNLQLLQEAEYAKDKAKEECARMLLEAQTKLALKEAEAERTRESCLAQITKLQEKLKEQTEDLQKKLEADQRSRKTESEDMTSSLKEEIKTWRNLYEELHNKTKPFQRQLDAFEAEKNALLSEHGAAQEELNKLSDAYAKLLGHQNQKQKIKHVMKLKEENTHLKQDVSKLRALLAKQKQANRDLQEQLCAIQGIRRFDPSKAFQHGSKENISPRTPLKEGNRN; from the exons ATGGCCTCGCGTggggcggccccgcggcgcGGCGGTTGCG CTCCAGCTCGCGGCCCGCAGCCGGGATCCCGTGACGAGGCCTCAGCGGCCGCGAGGCGTGCGCTGTCCTCCGAAATGCATCGCCgggctgggaggcaggagg GTGAGACAAATCAGAACAGTGAGAAGAATGCACCTACCTCTGTAACTGGAGGGGGATGTGGATCTCTTGGATCAATG ccgGTTAGTGGGAGTCTGAAGCCTAGAAAAGATCTCATACtcatgaaagagaagaagaaacagaagacacTGGAGAAGGAG ATTCGTGCATTAGTGAAAGAGCGTGGAGAGCAGGATAAAAAACTTCGGGCTCTGGATGAGGATTTTGTTAAGATTGAAGCTAAGCTGAGTGCTGCAGTTCAGGAGAAAACATCTCTTTTGGCAAATGTTGCTTGCCTGAAAAAACAGCTTCTGGAACTAACAAGAACCAATGAACTACTAAAATCTAAG CTGTGTGAAGATGgtgtgcagaagaaaatgagcAGCCTGTGTATGGAGTTAATGAAGCTCAGAAACAAGAGGGATGCTAAGGAAAAA actGCACTTGCAAAACAGGAAGACATGGAAatgaagctgcaggaggtgcAAAGGAATCTAGAGcattcaaaaggaaaagtagcagagttaaaagaaaaact ATCTGCTAcggagagagagaaagctgaagACAAGTTTGACACTGAAAAACTCTTGGAATATATCACAGAGCTCAG TAGTATTGCAGAAACTGTAGAGAAATACAAACTAGATGCTGCCCAGATGAAAGAGACTTTGATAAAGAAAGACCAAGACATCAAGATCCTGACTGATACACTCAAAACAAAAGAGGAAGAATCATGTATGCTGATCAGAGAACTTAATGAAAGGTGTGAGTTGCTTGAACAAGAAAAAG AAAAAGAGTCTTCTGAGAGCAGGGGAAAAATCCTGAGTATGAATGCTGAAATagaagatctgaaaaaaaaaatcagcttagAAGAACAAGAACACCAAAAACTGCTTGAGAAGCAAGAGGAGGTTCtctctcagctgcagcaagagaAG GAGCTGTCTGCATCTATCCAGCAGAGGTTACTAGATTTTCAAGATGAGGTAACAAGTGAGAGACACCTCTTGGAAGAAGAGATGAAGGTTGCAATGAATGAGCTGGATAAATTGCATGCTAAGGAGAAGAAAGCTGAGAAGTTGGTGAAGTGGTTGGAACAAGAAACCAAATCTAAAACTCTTGAACTTGCACAGATGGAAGTAAAGTTGAAAGG gaagaATGCTGAGTTGGAGCAAATCAACGAAATGCACAGCAGTGCAGTTCGGCAAATCCAGGAAGAGCATAGCAACACATTGTGTAAACTTGGAAAGACTCTTGCTGAGTTTGAAAG CTACAAGAAGACAACAGCTGAAGAAATATGCAGCCTTAAAGTGGAGAATACATCTCTGCAAGAACAAATTGCTGAactaaaaaaaacaagccaAGATAATCTACAGCTGCTTCAGGAAGCAGAGTATGctaaagacaaagcaaaagaagaatGTGCAAG GATGCTTTTAGAAGCCCAGACAAAGCTTGCACtgaaagaagcagaagcagagagaaCAAGAGAGTCTTGCCTTGCACAAATCACTAAGCTTcaggaaaaactgaaagagCAAACTGAAGACCTACAAAAAAAACTTGAAGCAGATCAAAGATCAAG GAAAACCGAAAGTGAAGATATGACCTCTAGCTTAAAAGAAGAGATAAAGACTTGGCGTAATCTATATGAAGAGTTGCATAACAAAACTAAGCCTTTTCAG CGCCAGCTAGATGCGTTTGAAGCAGAGAAGAATGCTCTCTTAAGTGAGCATGGTGCAGCCCAAGAAGAACTGAATAAACTAAGTGATGCATATGCGAAACTACTTGGCCACCAGAAccagaaacaaaaaatcaagCATGTTATGAAGTTGAAGGAGGAGAACACCCACTTGAAACAG GATGTCTCCAAACTGCGTGCACTGctagcaaaacaaaagcaagcaaacagggATCTTCAGGAGCAACTCTGTGCAATTCAGGGCATTAGGCGGTTTGATCCTTCCAAAGCTTTCCAGCATGGcagcaaggaaaatatttctccaaGAACTCCTTTGAAAGAAG GTAATAGAAACTAA
- the MAT2B gene encoding methionine adenosyltransferase 2 subunit beta isoform X2 gives MRGAAPRGVLRGGGRSRPGPGPRRAPPWWAARRSCGSASCPAAASWWRLRGAKRSRESGPSCAHPVQTDAGSFKEQSRNWHREAEFTVNIKEDVDIPSRRVLITGATGLLGRAVFKEFNQNNWNAVGCGYRRAQPKFEQINLLDSVAVHEIIRDFQPHVIVHCAAERRPDVVESQPDAASQLNVAASGNLAKEAAGIGAFLIYISTDYVFDGTNPPYKETDIPNPLNLYGKTKLEGEKAVLENNDGAAVLRIPVLYGEVERLEESAVTVMFDKVQFSNKSANMDHWQQRFPTNVKDVATVCRQLAEKRMLDPSVKGTFHWSGNEQMTKYEMACAIADAFNLPSSHLRPITDCPVMGALRPRNAQLDCSKLEMLGIGQRTPFRAGIKESLWPFLVDKRWRQTVFH, from the exons ATGCGCGGGGCGGCCCCTCGGGGCGTGCTGCGGGGCGGCGGCAGGAGCAGgcccgggccggggccgcgccggGCCCCGCCATGGTGGGCGGCGAGAAGGAGCTGCGGATCCGCTTCGTGCccggctgctgccagctggtGGAG GCTCAGGGGTGCGAAACGCAGCCGGGAATCGGGGCCCTCCTGCGCTCACCCGGTGCAGACCGACGCGGGCAGCTTTAAGGAACAATCACGCAACTGGCATCGTGAGGCCGAATTCACTGTAAACATAAAG GAAGATGTCGATATTCCCAGTAGACGAGTTTTAATTACTGGTGCTACGGGACTTCTCGGCAGAGCAGTGTTTAAAGAATTCAATCAAAATAATTGGAATGCAGTTGGCTGTGGATACAGAAGAGCTCAGCCTAAATTTGAACAGATTAATCTTCTCGACTCTGTCGCAGTTCATGAGATTATCCGTGATtttcag CCTCATGTTATAGTGCATTGTGCTGCTGAGAGACGGCCAGATGTTGTAGAAAGCCAACCAGATGCTGCTTCTCAGCTCAACGTGGCTGCTTCAGGGAACCTAGCAAAAGAAGCAG CTGGAATTGGAGCATTTCTCATCTACATTAGTACAGACTATGTATTTGATGGAACAAACCCTCCTTATAAAGAGACTGATATACCAAATCCCCTGAATTTGTATGGTAAAACCAAACTGGAGGGTGAAAAGGCAGTCCTGGAGAATAATGACG GTGCTGCAGTACTTAGGATTCCTGTCCTGTATGGAGAGGTAGAAAGACTGGAGGAAAGTGCTGTGACTGTTATGTTTGATAAAGTGCAGTTCAGTAATAAATCTGCCAACATGGATCATTGGCAACAAAGATTTCCTACTAACGTTAAGGATGTAGCAACTGTTTGCAGACAACTAGCAGAGAAAAGAATGCTG GACCCATCCGTAAAAGGAACATTTCACTGGTCTGGCAATGAACAGATGACCAAGTATGAAATGGCATGCGCAATTGCAGATGCTTTCAACCTTCCCAGCAGCCACTTAAGACCG attacTGATTGTCCAGTTATGGGAGCCCTCCGTCCAAGGAATGCTCAGCTAGACTGCTCCAAGCTGGAGATGCTGGGGATTGGTCAGAGAACACCATTTCGAGCTGGAATCAAGGAATCACTTTGGCCGTTCCTTGTTGACAAGAGATGGAGGCAGACAGTCTTCCattag
- the MAT2B gene encoding methionine adenosyltransferase 2 subunit beta isoform X1, translating into MVGGEKELRIRFVPGCCQLVEEDVDIPSRRVLITGATGLLGRAVFKEFNQNNWNAVGCGYRRAQPKFEQINLLDSVAVHEIIRDFQPHVIVHCAAERRPDVVESQPDAASQLNVAASGNLAKEAAGIGAFLIYISTDYVFDGTNPPYKETDIPNPLNLYGKTKLEGEKAVLENNDGAAVLRIPVLYGEVERLEESAVTVMFDKVQFSNKSANMDHWQQRFPTNVKDVATVCRQLAEKRMLDPSVKGTFHWSGNEQMTKYEMACAIADAFNLPSSHLRPITDCPVMGALRPRNAQLDCSKLEMLGIGQRTPFRAGIKESLWPFLVDKRWRQTVFH; encoded by the exons ATGGTGGGCGGCGAGAAGGAGCTGCGGATCCGCTTCGTGCccggctgctgccagctggtGGAG GAAGATGTCGATATTCCCAGTAGACGAGTTTTAATTACTGGTGCTACGGGACTTCTCGGCAGAGCAGTGTTTAAAGAATTCAATCAAAATAATTGGAATGCAGTTGGCTGTGGATACAGAAGAGCTCAGCCTAAATTTGAACAGATTAATCTTCTCGACTCTGTCGCAGTTCATGAGATTATCCGTGATtttcag CCTCATGTTATAGTGCATTGTGCTGCTGAGAGACGGCCAGATGTTGTAGAAAGCCAACCAGATGCTGCTTCTCAGCTCAACGTGGCTGCTTCAGGGAACCTAGCAAAAGAAGCAG CTGGAATTGGAGCATTTCTCATCTACATTAGTACAGACTATGTATTTGATGGAACAAACCCTCCTTATAAAGAGACTGATATACCAAATCCCCTGAATTTGTATGGTAAAACCAAACTGGAGGGTGAAAAGGCAGTCCTGGAGAATAATGACG GTGCTGCAGTACTTAGGATTCCTGTCCTGTATGGAGAGGTAGAAAGACTGGAGGAAAGTGCTGTGACTGTTATGTTTGATAAAGTGCAGTTCAGTAATAAATCTGCCAACATGGATCATTGGCAACAAAGATTTCCTACTAACGTTAAGGATGTAGCAACTGTTTGCAGACAACTAGCAGAGAAAAGAATGCTG GACCCATCCGTAAAAGGAACATTTCACTGGTCTGGCAATGAACAGATGACCAAGTATGAAATGGCATGCGCAATTGCAGATGCTTTCAACCTTCCCAGCAGCCACTTAAGACCG attacTGATTGTCCAGTTATGGGAGCCCTCCGTCCAAGGAATGCTCAGCTAGACTGCTCCAAGCTGGAGATGCTGGGGATTGGTCAGAGAACACCATTTCGAGCTGGAATCAAGGAATCACTTTGGCCGTTCCTTGTTGACAAGAGATGGAGGCAGACAGTCTTCCattag